The Serratia rhizosphaerae genome has a segment encoding these proteins:
- a CDS encoding HlyD family secretion protein, translated as MIYRGKYAGASGYIGISLMNLTGKAVLIVIFSLLCSGCRDTSSDTFSGYANGEFIYLSYHTSEKIEKVLVNKGTWVEKGQPLAAMESFNADNALRIAEKNYMAERALLQDLRSGDRDKELDVVRAQLTRARAAAKLAKRQLERNQPLYTKHVISATEWEGMEADYAQKIAQVNELSHQLSAKALPARQERINNQSARVASAKLQLDKARWDLQQSQIVAPQSALVYDVIYRPGERPAAGKPIISLLPPENIKVRFFVPEKDLGALCVGSRIEILCDGCAEPIAGTVHYLSPQAEYSPPVIYSTKRREKLVFMAEARPELVQAQRMKIGQPVQVRLVHDE; from the coding sequence ATGATTTATCGAGGGAAATACGCCGGTGCTTCTGGGTATATAGGAATATCTTTAATGAACCTTACTGGTAAGGCTGTGCTGATTGTTATTTTTTCTTTGCTGTGCTCGGGTTGCAGGGATACGTCGTCCGATACGTTTTCCGGCTATGCTAACGGTGAATTTATCTATCTCTCCTATCACACCAGTGAAAAGATTGAGAAGGTCCTGGTTAATAAGGGCACTTGGGTCGAGAAGGGACAACCCTTGGCCGCTATGGAGTCTTTTAACGCCGATAATGCGCTGCGTATTGCAGAGAAAAATTATATGGCTGAACGCGCCCTGCTGCAGGATTTGCGTTCTGGCGATCGTGATAAGGAGCTGGATGTGGTGCGTGCGCAGTTAACGCGGGCGCGTGCCGCAGCCAAACTGGCAAAACGCCAACTGGAAAGAAATCAGCCTCTTTATACCAAGCATGTTATCTCCGCCACGGAGTGGGAGGGAATGGAGGCGGATTATGCACAGAAGATTGCGCAGGTTAATGAGCTGTCGCATCAACTGAGCGCCAAGGCGCTACCGGCGCGGCAAGAGCGTATTAACAACCAGTCGGCGCGGGTGGCATCCGCCAAGCTGCAACTGGACAAAGCGCGTTGGGATTTGCAGCAAAGCCAGATTGTCGCGCCGCAGTCGGCATTGGTTTATGACGTTATCTATCGGCCCGGCGAGCGTCCCGCCGCCGGTAAACCCATCATCAGTCTGCTGCCGCCGGAAAATATCAAGGTTCGCTTCTTTGTACCGGAAAAGGATCTGGGAGCGCTGTGCGTGGGTTCACGCATCGAGATCTTGTGCGACGGCTGCGCAGAGCCGATCGCGGGGACGGTTCACTATCTCAGTCCGCAGGCGGAATACTCTCCACCGGTGATTTACAGCACCAAACGCCGTGAAAAACTGGTGTTCATGGCTGAGGCGCGACCGGAACTTGTGCAGGCGCAGCGGATGAAGATTGGCCAGCCGGTGCAGGTGAGGCTGGTTCACGATGAATGA
- a CDS encoding lysophospholipid acyltransferase family protein — translation MDTIGRVVEEFFPGRNISLRQRKLIKWVFGEEKIAPVLQSAMGKQGLDWVDSVIDNLQLRFEIHSGDYDNIPSQGPLIVIANHPTVIDGLALMSTISRVRKDVKIIANHVLTFLFPQIKNISIGIKNMHGKMSHRQFKEMSDHLEQGGVLLICPAGRLAGLSLDGLRESPWHPGFIHLARRTRATLLPVHIRGINSVWYYMAALAWRPLSNLMIFREIARHQGSTLRMRICRPISVSALKTDETLETLAADCRAHLLSVGKGKPGVVPTLPALAAPEPRSLLANALARCEVLKTLGDGKRIYLYRYQDEAYSPILQELGRLREASFRALAMGTGEKRDNDAYDPDYYHVILWDPQALEIAGAYRIVPAGEQIARRGVEGLYSYSLFQYTRSLTDDVAESFEVGRGFIQQKYQKTNALDALWKGIFCFSQRYPDYKNLLGVLTIPKNYSISAQRLIIDFYQCYFSAPHQDGLMTGEALWPDSTSGTLFSGDDFRADWKRLNTLLDEAGYQLPWPFKQMARWFYLGGARLLGFKDDQGFNSIAGLSICKLAALKKSYQSHYIKAA, via the coding sequence ATGGACACAATAGGCAGGGTTGTCGAGGAGTTTTTTCCTGGGCGAAATATTTCTCTTCGTCAGCGTAAGTTAATTAAATGGGTTTTTGGCGAAGAAAAGATTGCGCCCGTATTACAGAGTGCTATGGGTAAGCAAGGGCTTGATTGGGTTGATTCTGTCATCGATAATTTGCAGTTGCGTTTCGAGATTCACAGTGGTGACTACGATAATATTCCCAGCCAGGGGCCATTGATTGTGATTGCCAACCATCCTACGGTTATCGATGGCCTGGCGTTAATGAGCACTATTTCACGAGTTCGTAAAGATGTGAAGATTATTGCTAACCATGTATTAACCTTTCTATTTCCGCAAATAAAAAATATCTCCATCGGCATTAAGAATATGCACGGCAAGATGAGCCATCGGCAATTCAAGGAGATGAGCGACCATCTGGAACAGGGGGGCGTTCTGCTGATTTGCCCGGCCGGGCGATTGGCTGGTCTGTCGCTGGACGGGTTGCGGGAGTCGCCATGGCATCCGGGGTTTATTCACCTGGCGCGTCGTACCCGGGCGACGCTGTTGCCTGTGCATATTCGCGGCATCAACAGCGTTTGGTATTACATGGCAGCGCTTGCCTGGCGTCCCCTGTCTAATTTAATGATTTTCCGCGAAATAGCCCGACATCAGGGCAGTACGCTGCGTATGAGAATTTGTCGGCCCATCAGTGTTTCAGCCCTAAAGACGGATGAAACGCTGGAGACGTTGGCTGCCGATTGCCGCGCCCATCTTTTGAGCGTCGGTAAGGGGAAACCGGGAGTGGTGCCTACGCTGCCGGCGCTTGCCGCTCCGGAACCGAGAAGCCTGCTGGCTAACGCACTGGCTCGGTGTGAAGTGTTGAAAACGCTTGGTGATGGTAAACGGATATACCTGTATCGTTATCAGGACGAGGCGTATTCGCCAATTTTGCAGGAGCTGGGCCGGCTGCGTGAAGCCTCATTCCGCGCCCTGGCGATGGGAACCGGGGAAAAGCGCGATAATGACGCTTACGATCCGGACTATTACCATGTGATACTCTGGGATCCGCAGGCATTGGAAATTGCCGGCGCCTACCGTATTGTGCCGGCAGGTGAGCAGATCGCCAGGCGTGGCGTAGAAGGCCTGTACAGCTATTCCCTCTTCCAGTATACCCGCTCCTTAACGGATGACGTCGCCGAAAGTTTTGAGGTCGGGCGTGGGTTTATTCAGCAGAAATATCAAAAAACCAATGCGCTGGATGCATTGTGGAAAGGTATTTTCTGTTTTTCTCAGCGTTATCCTGATTATAAAAATCTGCTGGGGGTATTAACGATTCCAAAAAACTATTCTATTTCTGCACAGCGATTGATTATTGATTTCTACCAATGCTATTTCTCCGCGCCGCATCAGGACGGCTTAATGACGGGAGAGGCGCTCTGGCCGGACAGCACATCCGGCACGCTGTTTTCCGGCGATGACTTTCGCGCCGACTGGAAGCGGCTGAATACGCTATTGGATGAAGCGGGTTATCAACTGCCATGGCCATTTAAGCAGATGGCGCGCTGGTTTTACCTTGGTGGTGCAAGGCTGCTTGGGTTCAAGGACGACCAGGGTTTTAATTCTATTGCCGGATTGAGTATTTGCAAACTGGCGGCGCTGAAGAAAAGTTATCAATCACACTATATTAAAGCGGCGTAA
- a CDS encoding SulP family inorganic anion transporter — protein MSLSTLRNDIPAGIVVFLVALPLSLGIAQASGVPPFVGLLTGVIGGLVVTLLSPSRYAVSGPAAGLVTIVVGAMETLGSFSLLLVALIMAGVLQLIFGLLRAGRFISLVPGTVIQGMLAAIGLLLIMQQIPVALGYQGGEGLSGLFSAGAQMLSPASVVVALGALFILWAWTTAPVKRIKMMTYIPGPLVAVLWGGLAVVFGERLMPEFMGNISRIALPQFDSVDELGAQFSRPDWQGAWSNPAVYVIAVTLALVASLETLLSQEALKKLKSQTPAPSPDKEMRAQGVGNMLSGFLGGLPITAVIVRSSVNVNAGARSKVSILLHGVLLLLCGVFFSDLLNVIPLASLAAVLLYTGYKLASPALFAVQWRMGLAHFVPFIVTVGGIIVFGMLAGIAIGLMAQVLCSTYKSHHNALQLAQYDDHYVVRFHQNLTFLHNPRLQSLLAQIPDNCVVIAECDNAEYIDPDVRAMLEDFGASAATRGITLNRWPV, from the coding sequence ATGAGCTTAAGCACTCTGCGTAATGATATTCCCGCAGGGATCGTCGTGTTTTTGGTGGCTTTACCGCTTAGTCTGGGCATTGCTCAGGCGAGTGGCGTGCCGCCGTTTGTCGGACTGCTGACCGGTGTGATTGGCGGTCTGGTGGTCACATTACTTAGCCCGTCGCGTTATGCGGTTAGCGGGCCGGCCGCCGGATTGGTAACCATCGTCGTCGGCGCGATGGAAACGCTCGGATCATTTTCTTTGCTGCTGGTCGCGCTGATCATGGCGGGGGTACTACAGCTTATTTTCGGTTTGTTGCGCGCCGGACGCTTTATTTCATTGGTTCCCGGGACGGTGATCCAGGGCATGTTGGCGGCGATTGGTCTGCTGCTGATTATGCAACAGATACCAGTCGCGCTGGGTTATCAGGGCGGAGAGGGCCTGTCAGGGCTGTTTAGCGCCGGTGCCCAGATGCTGTCGCCGGCTTCGGTTGTGGTAGCGTTGGGCGCGCTGTTTATTCTTTGGGCCTGGACGACGGCGCCGGTGAAGCGCATCAAAATGATGACGTATATCCCCGGACCGTTGGTGGCGGTACTGTGGGGCGGTTTGGCCGTGGTATTCGGCGAACGCCTGATGCCGGAGTTTATGGGCAATATCTCGCGCATTGCCCTACCCCAATTCGACAGCGTTGACGAATTAGGCGCACAGTTCAGCCGGCCGGACTGGCAGGGGGCATGGAGTAACCCCGCCGTTTATGTGATCGCGGTGACGTTAGCGCTGGTGGCCAGCCTGGAAACCTTGCTCAGTCAGGAAGCGTTGAAAAAGCTTAAATCGCAGACACCAGCGCCATCGCCGGATAAAGAAATGCGTGCGCAGGGTGTCGGTAACATGCTGAGCGGATTTTTGGGCGGTTTGCCCATCACCGCCGTTATCGTGCGGAGTTCGGTCAACGTAAATGCGGGAGCACGCAGTAAAGTTTCTATTTTACTGCACGGGGTGCTGTTGCTGTTGTGCGGTGTGTTCTTCAGCGATTTGCTGAACGTCATTCCGTTAGCAAGCCTGGCGGCGGTACTGTTGTATACCGGCTATAAACTGGCTTCTCCGGCGTTGTTTGCCGTGCAGTGGCGTATGGGACTGGCGCACTTCGTGCCGTTTATCGTCACCGTTGGCGGGATTATTGTCTTCGGCATGCTGGCGGGAATCGCAATTGGTCTGATGGCGCAGGTTCTGTGTAGCACGTATAAAAGCCATCACAATGCGCTGCAGCTGGCGCAGTATGACGATCACTATGTGGTGCGTTTTCACCAGAATCTGACCTTCCTGCATAATCCGCGACTGCAGAGCCTGTTGGCGCAGATTCCAGATAACTGTGTGGTCATTGCAGAGTGCGATAATGCGGAATATATCGATCCTGACGTGCGTGCCATGCTGGAAGATTTTGGTGCTAGTGCGGCAACGCGCGGTATTACGTTGAATCGTTGGCCAGTATAA
- a CDS encoding carbonic anhydrase, producing MTILKPLIARNRSWALQQRQRNPHYFRKHIAGQQPHALWIGCSDSRVPAEVLTGAHPGELFVHRNIANMVLQDDDSLMSVLQYALDYLHVSAIVLCGHYGCGGVQAAVNLPDLPLSQENSALARRLKNLRQSLASELPQYQQSEEDETQRLNRVIDAHVVTQFAHLVDCQPVQQVWQQGRILDVFGCVYDLHDGHLKELIHQDSAEVHNELKHSA from the coding sequence GTGACAATACTCAAACCCCTAATAGCCAGGAATCGCAGCTGGGCGTTGCAACAGCGCCAGCGCAATCCTCATTATTTCCGTAAGCATATCGCCGGTCAGCAGCCACATGCGCTGTGGATAGGTTGTTCCGATAGCCGGGTTCCGGCAGAGGTGCTGACCGGCGCACACCCGGGTGAATTGTTTGTACACCGCAATATCGCCAATATGGTTTTACAGGATGACGATAGCCTGATGAGCGTATTGCAGTACGCGTTGGACTATCTGCATGTCTCCGCTATCGTGCTGTGCGGCCACTATGGCTGTGGCGGCGTGCAGGCCGCGGTTAATCTGCCCGATCTGCCGCTGTCGCAGGAGAACAGTGCGCTGGCAAGGCGTCTGAAAAATTTGCGTCAGTCGCTGGCGAGCGAACTGCCGCAGTACCAGCAGAGTGAAGAGGATGAGACGCAGCGCTTGAATCGCGTGATCGACGCGCACGTGGTGACCCAGTTTGCTCATCTTGTCGACTGCCAGCCGGTGCAACAGGTCTGGCAGCAGGGCCGCATTCTGGATGTATTCGGCTGCGTTTACGATTTGCATGACGGGCATTTGAAGGAGCTGATTCATCAGGACAGTGCGGAGGTGCATAATGAGCTTAAGCACTCTGCGTAA